The Leptolyngbya sp. 'hensonii' genome segment GATGAAAAACTGGCTGCCCCCAGTATCTCGACCCGCATGAGCCATGGAGAGGGTGCCAGCCAGATGTTTGTTGGAGTTGATTTCACACTTGATCGTGTAGCCAGGGCCACCCGTTCCAGTTCCTTTGGGGCATCCACCCTGGATCATAAAGTTGGGAATAACTCGGTGAAATGTGAGCCCATCGTAAAACCCTTTTTGAGCCAGGGTTACGAAATTTTTGACCGTGTTGGGGGCAGCCTGATCAAACAAGTCCAGGTTGATGATACCCTTGTCGGTTTCCATGATGGCGCGGGTCATAGGCTCTCCTTACAGCTATGAAGCAAATCTGTGTGAGTGGCACAGCTCTTTCTCAAAGATTATTGTAGGGGAGGAAGGGAAGTTGCACGTATTGAGATACTTTGTGGGAACGATTCAGATGCAAACTAAATCTCAGCTCTTACAGCCAGGAGTCCTGATCCAACCAGCTTTGGTGGGGTTGCTTCTGGGCATCCTGCTATTTCAGAGCAAACCCGCGATCGGGTTCAATCCGGATGATCTGCAAAAACTCCGAGCAACTAATATTTGTCAAAGCTGCGATTTGAAGGGGGCCAATCTGGTAGACCTGAATCTGTATCAGGCAGACCTGACCGGTGCCGATCTACGAGAGGCGAATCTGATCAGGGTTGATCTAACTCTGGCCAACCTGAGTCGGGCCGATTTGCGCGGGGCAAACCTGGTGAATGGAGTCACCCTCTATCAAGCTCGTTTGACGGAGGCCAACCTCGCAGGAGCCTATTTAATGGGAGCCAATCTGCGATCGGCCAATCTGGAAAAAGCAGATCTCATGGGAGCCAATCTTTATCGAGCTTTCTTGAATGGGGCGTTCCTGCAAGAGGCCAATTTGCAACAAGCAGACCTGCGGTTGGCTGATATGCGTGTGGTAAACCTGCGTCAGGCGAATCTGCGGGGGGCTAAACTGCAGGGAGTTTTGCTGGA includes the following:
- a CDS encoding peptidylprolyl isomerase, producing the protein MTRAIMETDKGIINLDLFDQAAPNTVKNFVTLAQKGFYDGLTFHRVIPNFMIQGGCPKGTGTGGPGYTIKCEINSNKHLAGTLSMAHAGRDTGGSQFFICHAPQPHLDGVHTTFGKTEDMAVVNAIRQGDKILSIKIEA
- a CDS encoding pentapeptide repeat-containing protein yields the protein MQTKSQLLQPGVLIQPALVGLLLGILLFQSKPAIGFNPDDLQKLRATNICQSCDLKGANLVDLNLYQADLTGADLREANLIRVDLTLANLSRADLRGANLVNGVTLYQARLTEANLAGAYLMGANLRSANLEKADLMGANLYRAFLNGAFLQEANLQQADLRLADMRVVNLRQANLRGAKLQGVLLDGAFFDQDTRFDVGFDAIGMGMQGY